A region of Culicoides brevitarsis isolate CSIRO-B50_1 chromosome 1, AGI_CSIRO_Cbre_v1, whole genome shotgun sequence DNA encodes the following proteins:
- the LOC134837162 gene encoding zinc finger protein 665 isoform X4, whose amino-acid sequence MCAAQTNTSNQTFGYTWGFADNSRGESVVEISPNINYTVSDAMPYLQLADGSNIIIQKQDTKGNITHTNKTGVRRMLVVNSADAFPQGTTQRVITTSGGAATVTHHKKHDVLSMGCDKNCNCSEGSTTTVTPIFTTTNGLIDSKHTTVLTSSGKAAGATQFMSPFGPIQLTAEECNEILLKRQMNAATTTTPQHTATINTSNDGHHSISVQVQKVIQGLENDESESPTTITHCKIEPNMEITPKIEQTDEMQDSMNNSAQAKERPYACDQCGKSFLLKHHLTTHARVHTGERPHVCPHCGKDFAHKHCLNTHLVLHSTERPFQCQECKKSFTLKHHLLTHARVHSRERPFVCQECGRSFPLKRHLVTHTKFHAGERPFVCEECGESFAQKDHLVMHSRFHGSVNPFVCNECGQTFPRKFQLVNHGKLHGKVPHACTVCGKEFLQKRTLAAHMRLHTGDQPYPCIACGEGFRTKSELNQHNRSVHNGVNPNSSNTTIVPVNRIVTTVAASQQQQQQQQQTQQIQIQQVQPQQIQQDHHTVEIQTVQHHVTQNHQPQTITVVSGNQNLLHQISQAQQQQEASPQRPQHGCRECGSAFLTKEALALHMRLHTGDKSLMTDLCALTAAIPGLSFQGVPTSPVPVQIVSSTGQVIGQTQISHSSPQQQVQVQTTQTSQPTQIKYETVQMIPQQQVQVQQQQQQQPQTQTIIQQVTQQKPKSHFCGHCQKGFAAKHGLLLHNKRHPNGTCTMRSHVCECGKAFFQKNHLMLHQRQHMEQKPNIQQLQQVQGNEVIVTQGGQQIQTNGAHQQGQIRIINNQQMQLQVLPDNNQQGKKSLYIKICVS is encoded by the exons ATGCCATACTTGCAGTTGGCGGATGGCAGCAACATCATCATACAGAAACAGGATACAAAGGGTAACATCACGCATACCAACAAGACCGGCGTGCGACGTATGCTGGTAGTGAACAGCGCCGATGCCTTTCCGCAAGGAACAACACAGAG GGTCATAACGACGTCGGGAGGCGCCGCAACAGTGACACATCACAAGAAACACGATGTTCTAAGTATGGGATGCGATAAAAACTGCAATTGCAGCGAAGGCAGTACGACAACAGTCACACCGATTTTTA cgaCAACAAATGGTTTGATTGATTCAAAACACACGACAGTCTTGACGTCGAGCGGCAAAGCAGCGGGCGCCACGCAATTCATGAGCCCCTTTGGCCCGATTCAACTTACCGCCGAGGAATGCAATGAAATTCTGTTGAAGCGACAAATGAATGccgcaacgacaacgacgccgCAACACACGGCAACCATTAACACATCGAACGACGGGCATCACTCGATTTCGGTGCAAGTGCAAAAAGTCATTCAGGGCTTGGAAAATGATGAGTCGGAGAGTCCGACGACAATAACGCATTGCAAAATTGAACCAAACATGGAAATTACGCCGAAAATTGAGCAAACTGACGAGATGCAAGACAGTATGAACAATTCGGCACAAGCCAAGGAACGTCCTTATGCGTGCG atcaATGCGGCAAATCCTTCTTGCTAAAACACCATTTGACGACACATGCTCGTGTCCATACCGGCGAACGCCCTCATGTTTGTCCCCATTGCGGCAAGGATTTCGCTCACAAACATTGCTTGAACACCCATTTGGTGCTCCATTCAACTGAACGTCCTTTCCAATGTCAGGAATGCAAAAAATCTTTCACGCTCAAGCATCATTTGTTGACACACGCTCGCGTTCATAGTCGCGAAAGACCTTTCGTGTGTCAAGAATGCGGAAGATCGTTCCCATTGAAACGTCATTTAGTGACTCACACGAAATTTCACGCCGGAGAACGACCTTTTGTGTGTGAAGag tgCGGAGAATCATTCGCTCAAAAGGATCATCTTGTAATGCATTCACGTTTTCATGGGTCTGTTAATCCATTTGTTTGCAatgag tgTGGACAAACGTTCCCCCGAAAATTCCAACTTGTGAATCACGGAAAGCTTCATGGAAAAGTTCCGCATGCTTGTACGGTTTGCGGCAAAGAATTTTTGCAGAAACGAACGTTAGCAGCTCATATGCGTCTTCATACGGGAGATCAACCGTATCCTTGTATCGCTTGCGGCGAAGGTTTCCGTACCAAAAGTGAACTTAACCAACATAATCGCTCCGTGCACAATGGCGTGAATCCGAATTCGAGCAATACGACAATTGTGCCCGTGAATCGTATTGTGACGACAGTTGCTGCGAgtcaacagcagcagcagcaacaacagcaaacGCAGCAGATTCAGATTCAACAG gttcaACCACAGCAAATTCAACAAGATCATCATACCGTCGAGATCCAAACCGTTCAACATCATGTCACGCAAAATCATCAACCGCAAACAATTACCGTCGTTAGCGGCAATCAAAATTTGCTCCATCAGATCAGTCAAGCACAGCAACAACAAGAGGCTTCGCCGCAACGCCCTCAGCACGGATGTCGTGAATGCGGATCTGCATTCCTTACCAAAGAAGCGCTCGCCTTGCATATGCGCCTTCACACGGGAGACAAGAGTCTCATGACAGACTTGTGTGCATTGACAGCTGCGATTCCCGGATTGTCCTTCCAAGgag TTCCAACATCGCCCGTTCCCGTGCAAATTGTGTCATCAACAGGACAAGTTATCGGCCAAACGCAAATCAGTCACAGTTCGCCGCAACAACAAGTTCAAGTACAAACGACGCAAACGTCTCAACCGACACAAATCAAGTACGAAACGGTACAAATGATTCCGCAGCAACAAGTACAAgtgcaacagcagcagcaacagcaaccGCAAACGCAGACAATTATCCAACAAGTGACGCAACAGAAGCCAAAATCGCATTTCTGTGGGCATTGTC AAAAAGGATTTGCTGCTAAACATGGTTTGTTATTGCACAATAAACGTCATCCGAATGGTACTTGCACTATGAGATCACACGTTTGTGAATGCGGAAAGGCTTTCTTCCAAAAGAATCATCTCATGTTGCATCAGAGACAACATATGGAGCAAAAGCCTAACATTCAACAA ttGCAACAAGTTCAAGGCAACGAAGTAATCGTCACGCAAGGCGGTCAACAAATCCAAACGAACGGCGCTCATCAACAAGGACAAATTCGCATCATCAACAACCAACAGATGCAGCTACAGGTGTTGCCAGACAACAACCAGCAA ggaaaaaaatcgttgtacataaaaatatgCGTTTCTTAG
- the LOC134837162 gene encoding zinc finger protein 665 isoform X1, with protein sequence MCAAQTNTSNQTFGYTWGFADNSRGESVVEISPNINYTVSDAMPYLQLADGSNIIIQKQDTKGNITHTNKTGVRRMLVVNSADAFPQGTTQRVITTSGGAATVTHHKKHDVLSMGCDKNCNCSEGSTTTVTPIFTTTNGLIDSKHTTVLTSSGKAAGATQFMSPFGPIQLTAEECNEILLKRQMNAATTTTPQHTATINTSNDGHHSISVQVQKVIQGLENDESESPTTITHCKIEPNMEITPKIEQTDEMQDSMNNSAQAKERPYACDQCGKSFLLKHHLTTHARVHTGERPHVCPHCGKDFAHKHCLNTHLVLHSTERPFQCQECKKSFTLKHHLLTHARVHSRERPFVCQECGRSFPLKRHLVTHTKFHAGERPFVCEECGESFAQKDHLVMHSRFHGSVNPFVCNECGQTFPRKFQLVNHGKLHGKVPHACTVCGKEFLQKRTLAAHMRLHTGDQPYPCIACGEGFRTKSELNQHNRSVHNGVNPNSSNTTIVPVNRIVTTVAASQQQQQQQQQTQQIQIQQVQPQQIQQDHHTVEIQTVQHHVTQNHQPQTITVVSGNQNLLHQISQAQQQQEASPQRPQHGCRECGSAFLTKEALALHMRLHTGDKSLMTDLCALTAAIPGLSFQGVPTSPVPVQIVSSTGQVIGQTQISHSSPQQQVQVQTTQTSQPTQIKYETVQMIPQQQVQVQQQQQQQPQTQTIIQQVTQQKPKSHFCGHCQKGFAAKHGLLLHNKRHPNGTCTMRSHVCECGKAFFQKNHLMLHQRQHMEQKPNIQQLQQVQGNEVIVTQGGQQIQTNGAHQQGQIRIINNQQMQLQVLPDNNQQRTLMHDFDLDDDENLDYKSE encoded by the exons ATGCCATACTTGCAGTTGGCGGATGGCAGCAACATCATCATACAGAAACAGGATACAAAGGGTAACATCACGCATACCAACAAGACCGGCGTGCGACGTATGCTGGTAGTGAACAGCGCCGATGCCTTTCCGCAAGGAACAACACAGAG GGTCATAACGACGTCGGGAGGCGCCGCAACAGTGACACATCACAAGAAACACGATGTTCTAAGTATGGGATGCGATAAAAACTGCAATTGCAGCGAAGGCAGTACGACAACAGTCACACCGATTTTTA cgaCAACAAATGGTTTGATTGATTCAAAACACACGACAGTCTTGACGTCGAGCGGCAAAGCAGCGGGCGCCACGCAATTCATGAGCCCCTTTGGCCCGATTCAACTTACCGCCGAGGAATGCAATGAAATTCTGTTGAAGCGACAAATGAATGccgcaacgacaacgacgccgCAACACACGGCAACCATTAACACATCGAACGACGGGCATCACTCGATTTCGGTGCAAGTGCAAAAAGTCATTCAGGGCTTGGAAAATGATGAGTCGGAGAGTCCGACGACAATAACGCATTGCAAAATTGAACCAAACATGGAAATTACGCCGAAAATTGAGCAAACTGACGAGATGCAAGACAGTATGAACAATTCGGCACAAGCCAAGGAACGTCCTTATGCGTGCG atcaATGCGGCAAATCCTTCTTGCTAAAACACCATTTGACGACACATGCTCGTGTCCATACCGGCGAACGCCCTCATGTTTGTCCCCATTGCGGCAAGGATTTCGCTCACAAACATTGCTTGAACACCCATTTGGTGCTCCATTCAACTGAACGTCCTTTCCAATGTCAGGAATGCAAAAAATCTTTCACGCTCAAGCATCATTTGTTGACACACGCTCGCGTTCATAGTCGCGAAAGACCTTTCGTGTGTCAAGAATGCGGAAGATCGTTCCCATTGAAACGTCATTTAGTGACTCACACGAAATTTCACGCCGGAGAACGACCTTTTGTGTGTGAAGag tgCGGAGAATCATTCGCTCAAAAGGATCATCTTGTAATGCATTCACGTTTTCATGGGTCTGTTAATCCATTTGTTTGCAatgag tgTGGACAAACGTTCCCCCGAAAATTCCAACTTGTGAATCACGGAAAGCTTCATGGAAAAGTTCCGCATGCTTGTACGGTTTGCGGCAAAGAATTTTTGCAGAAACGAACGTTAGCAGCTCATATGCGTCTTCATACGGGAGATCAACCGTATCCTTGTATCGCTTGCGGCGAAGGTTTCCGTACCAAAAGTGAACTTAACCAACATAATCGCTCCGTGCACAATGGCGTGAATCCGAATTCGAGCAATACGACAATTGTGCCCGTGAATCGTATTGTGACGACAGTTGCTGCGAgtcaacagcagcagcagcaacaacagcaaacGCAGCAGATTCAGATTCAACAG gttcaACCACAGCAAATTCAACAAGATCATCATACCGTCGAGATCCAAACCGTTCAACATCATGTCACGCAAAATCATCAACCGCAAACAATTACCGTCGTTAGCGGCAATCAAAATTTGCTCCATCAGATCAGTCAAGCACAGCAACAACAAGAGGCTTCGCCGCAACGCCCTCAGCACGGATGTCGTGAATGCGGATCTGCATTCCTTACCAAAGAAGCGCTCGCCTTGCATATGCGCCTTCACACGGGAGACAAGAGTCTCATGACAGACTTGTGTGCATTGACAGCTGCGATTCCCGGATTGTCCTTCCAAGgag TTCCAACATCGCCCGTTCCCGTGCAAATTGTGTCATCAACAGGACAAGTTATCGGCCAAACGCAAATCAGTCACAGTTCGCCGCAACAACAAGTTCAAGTACAAACGACGCAAACGTCTCAACCGACACAAATCAAGTACGAAACGGTACAAATGATTCCGCAGCAACAAGTACAAgtgcaacagcagcagcaacagcaaccGCAAACGCAGACAATTATCCAACAAGTGACGCAACAGAAGCCAAAATCGCATTTCTGTGGGCATTGTC AAAAAGGATTTGCTGCTAAACATGGTTTGTTATTGCACAATAAACGTCATCCGAATGGTACTTGCACTATGAGATCACACGTTTGTGAATGCGGAAAGGCTTTCTTCCAAAAGAATCATCTCATGTTGCATCAGAGACAACATATGGAGCAAAAGCCTAACATTCAACAA ttGCAACAAGTTCAAGGCAACGAAGTAATCGTCACGCAAGGCGGTCAACAAATCCAAACGAACGGCGCTCATCAACAAGGACAAATTCGCATCATCAACAACCAACAGATGCAGCTACAGGTGTTGCCAGACAACAACCAGCAA AGAACTTTGATGCACGATTTCGAcctcgatgatgatgaaaacttAGACTATAAGAGCGAATGA
- the LOC134837162 gene encoding zinc finger protein 665 isoform X3 has protein sequence MCAAQTNTSNQTFGYTWGFADNSRGESVVEISPNINYTVSDAMPYLQLADGSNIIIQKQDTKGNITHTNKTGVRRMLVVNSADAFPQGTTQRVITTSGGAATVTHHKKHDVLSMGCDKNCNCSEGSTTTVTPIFTTTNGLIDSKHTTVLTSSGKAAGATQFMSPFGPIQLTAEECNEILLKRQMNAATTTTPQHTATINTSNDGHHSISVQVQKVIQGLENDESESPTTITHCKIEPNMEITPKIEQTDEMQDSMNNSAQAKERPYACDQCGKSFLLKHHLTTHARVHTGERPHVCPHCGKDFAHKHCLNTHLVLHSTERPFQCQECKKSFTLKHHLLTHARVHSRERPFVCQECGRSFPLKRHLVTHTKFHAGERPFVCEECGESFAQKDHLVMHSRFHGSVNPFVCNECGQTFPRKFQLVNHGKLHGKVPHACTVCGKEFLQKRTLAAHMRLHTGDQPYPCIACGEGFRTKSELNQHNRSVHNGVNPNSSNTTIVPVNRIVTTVAASQQQQQQQQQTQQIQIQQVQPQQIQQDHHTVEIQTVQHHVTQNHQPQTITVVSGNQNLLHQISQAQQQQEASPQRPQHGCRECGSAFLTKEALALHMRLHTGDKSLMTDLCALTAAIPGLSFQGVPTSPVPVQIVSSTGQVIGQTQISHSSPQQQVQVQTTQTSQPTQIKYETVQMIPQQQVQVQQQQQQQPQTQTIIQQVTQQKPKSHFCGHCQKGFAAKHGLLLHNKRHPNGTCTMRSHVCECGKAFFQKNHLMLHQRQHMEQKPNIQQLQQVQGNEVIVTQGGQQIQTNGAHQQGQIRIINNQQMQLQVLPDNNQQFYSDSFNRLASILL, from the exons ATGCCATACTTGCAGTTGGCGGATGGCAGCAACATCATCATACAGAAACAGGATACAAAGGGTAACATCACGCATACCAACAAGACCGGCGTGCGACGTATGCTGGTAGTGAACAGCGCCGATGCCTTTCCGCAAGGAACAACACAGAG GGTCATAACGACGTCGGGAGGCGCCGCAACAGTGACACATCACAAGAAACACGATGTTCTAAGTATGGGATGCGATAAAAACTGCAATTGCAGCGAAGGCAGTACGACAACAGTCACACCGATTTTTA cgaCAACAAATGGTTTGATTGATTCAAAACACACGACAGTCTTGACGTCGAGCGGCAAAGCAGCGGGCGCCACGCAATTCATGAGCCCCTTTGGCCCGATTCAACTTACCGCCGAGGAATGCAATGAAATTCTGTTGAAGCGACAAATGAATGccgcaacgacaacgacgccgCAACACACGGCAACCATTAACACATCGAACGACGGGCATCACTCGATTTCGGTGCAAGTGCAAAAAGTCATTCAGGGCTTGGAAAATGATGAGTCGGAGAGTCCGACGACAATAACGCATTGCAAAATTGAACCAAACATGGAAATTACGCCGAAAATTGAGCAAACTGACGAGATGCAAGACAGTATGAACAATTCGGCACAAGCCAAGGAACGTCCTTATGCGTGCG atcaATGCGGCAAATCCTTCTTGCTAAAACACCATTTGACGACACATGCTCGTGTCCATACCGGCGAACGCCCTCATGTTTGTCCCCATTGCGGCAAGGATTTCGCTCACAAACATTGCTTGAACACCCATTTGGTGCTCCATTCAACTGAACGTCCTTTCCAATGTCAGGAATGCAAAAAATCTTTCACGCTCAAGCATCATTTGTTGACACACGCTCGCGTTCATAGTCGCGAAAGACCTTTCGTGTGTCAAGAATGCGGAAGATCGTTCCCATTGAAACGTCATTTAGTGACTCACACGAAATTTCACGCCGGAGAACGACCTTTTGTGTGTGAAGag tgCGGAGAATCATTCGCTCAAAAGGATCATCTTGTAATGCATTCACGTTTTCATGGGTCTGTTAATCCATTTGTTTGCAatgag tgTGGACAAACGTTCCCCCGAAAATTCCAACTTGTGAATCACGGAAAGCTTCATGGAAAAGTTCCGCATGCTTGTACGGTTTGCGGCAAAGAATTTTTGCAGAAACGAACGTTAGCAGCTCATATGCGTCTTCATACGGGAGATCAACCGTATCCTTGTATCGCTTGCGGCGAAGGTTTCCGTACCAAAAGTGAACTTAACCAACATAATCGCTCCGTGCACAATGGCGTGAATCCGAATTCGAGCAATACGACAATTGTGCCCGTGAATCGTATTGTGACGACAGTTGCTGCGAgtcaacagcagcagcagcaacaacagcaaacGCAGCAGATTCAGATTCAACAG gttcaACCACAGCAAATTCAACAAGATCATCATACCGTCGAGATCCAAACCGTTCAACATCATGTCACGCAAAATCATCAACCGCAAACAATTACCGTCGTTAGCGGCAATCAAAATTTGCTCCATCAGATCAGTCAAGCACAGCAACAACAAGAGGCTTCGCCGCAACGCCCTCAGCACGGATGTCGTGAATGCGGATCTGCATTCCTTACCAAAGAAGCGCTCGCCTTGCATATGCGCCTTCACACGGGAGACAAGAGTCTCATGACAGACTTGTGTGCATTGACAGCTGCGATTCCCGGATTGTCCTTCCAAGgag TTCCAACATCGCCCGTTCCCGTGCAAATTGTGTCATCAACAGGACAAGTTATCGGCCAAACGCAAATCAGTCACAGTTCGCCGCAACAACAAGTTCAAGTACAAACGACGCAAACGTCTCAACCGACACAAATCAAGTACGAAACGGTACAAATGATTCCGCAGCAACAAGTACAAgtgcaacagcagcagcaacagcaaccGCAAACGCAGACAATTATCCAACAAGTGACGCAACAGAAGCCAAAATCGCATTTCTGTGGGCATTGTC AAAAAGGATTTGCTGCTAAACATGGTTTGTTATTGCACAATAAACGTCATCCGAATGGTACTTGCACTATGAGATCACACGTTTGTGAATGCGGAAAGGCTTTCTTCCAAAAGAATCATCTCATGTTGCATCAGAGACAACATATGGAGCAAAAGCCTAACATTCAACAA ttGCAACAAGTTCAAGGCAACGAAGTAATCGTCACGCAAGGCGGTCAACAAATCCAAACGAACGGCGCTCATCAACAAGGACAAATTCGCATCATCAACAACCAACAGATGCAGCTACAGGTGTTGCCAGACAACAACCAGCAA TTTTACAGTGACTCATTCAATCGATTGGCTTCGATTCTGCTATGA